Proteins encoded within one genomic window of Procambarus clarkii isolate CNS0578487 chromosome 31, FALCON_Pclarkii_2.0, whole genome shotgun sequence:
- the LOC123758726 gene encoding dynein axonemal light chain 4 produces MLQPEAGPRGKTSRRVVHPWQRGTASLATTAPVAAPPLTQHNPRWLLQMAELRKQESVDDTKKIVHTYPLLRHTDMSEEMKTETMELIVTACEKHQTNNESAARVIKETMDKRYGATWHCVVGEAFGFEVSYEVKNLLYMFFAGNLAIAVWKCC; encoded by the exons ATGTTACAGCCAGAGGCTGgtcccaggggaaagacaagtagGCGTGTAGTACATCCCTGGCAACGGGGGACGGCGTCGCTAGCAACCACAGCTCCTGTGGCCGCCCCTCCTCTCACCCAGCACAACCCGCGCTGGCTTCTCCAGATGGCCGAGCTCAGGAAGCAGGAGAGTGTAGATGACACCAAGAAGATTGTTCACACTTATCCTCTGCTGCGG CATACTGACATGTCAGAGGAGATGAAGACAGAGACAATGGAACTTATAGTGACTGCCTGTGAGAAACACCAAACAAATAATGAA AGTGCAGCACGTGTAATCAAGGAGACCATGGACAAACGATATGGCGCAACTTGGCACTGTGTTGTTGGCGAAGCATTTGGTTTTGAAGTGTCGTATGAAGTCAAGAATCTCCTTTATATGTTTTTCGCTGGAAATCTGGCTATAGCCGTATGGAAGTGTTGTTAG